Proteins encoded in a region of the Triticum dicoccoides isolate Atlit2015 ecotype Zavitan chromosome 3A, WEW_v2.0, whole genome shotgun sequence genome:
- the LOC119273407 gene encoding eukaryotic peptide chain release factor subunit 1-2-like yields the protein MISLIVPPRDQVCRVTKLLGDEHGTASNIKRRVNRQSVLAAITSAQQKLKLYNRVPTNGLVLYTGTILTDEGKEKKVSIDFEPFRPVNAFMYLCDNKFHTEALHEMLESDDKFGFIVMDGNGALFGTLSGNTREVLHKFSVDLPKKHGRGGQSTLRFSRLRVETRHNYVRRTAELATRFFIDPATSQPNVSGLILAGCADLKTELSQSDLFDQRLAAKILKVVTASHGGEDGFNQAIEISAEVLSNVKFIQEKRLMGKYFEEISQDTGKYVSGVDDTMSALEMGAVETLIVWGNLDINRYILKNSATEETVVKHFDEAQEADQSNFKDKATSAVLEVVERTVLLEWFAENYWQFGCALELITNNTEQGSQFCSGYGGIGGILRYRVDLNAYEDPSDEEYDEGFEEHLY from the coding sequence ATGATATCGCTGATCGTGCCACCCCGTGATCAGGTATGTCGAGTCACCAAGCTGTTGGGTGATGAACATGGGACCGCCTCAAACATCAAGAGGAGAGTCAACAGGCAGTCTGTCTTGGCAGCTATTACCTCTGCCCAGCAAAAGTTGAAGCTGTACAATCGAGTTCCCACCAATGGATTGGTGCTTTACACCGGAACCATCCTCACCGATGAGGGGAAAGAAAAGAAGGTCAGCATTGATTTTGAGCCATTCAGGCCAGTTAATGCGTTCATGTATCTCTGTGACAACAAGTTCCACACCGAAGCACTGCATGAGATGCTCGAGTCCGATGATAAGTTTGGCTTCATTGTCATGGACGGTAATGGAGCGCTGTTTGGAACCCTGAGTGGCAACACTAGGGAGGTTCTACACAAGTTCTCTGTTGATCTCCCAAAGAAGCATGGCCGAGGAGGGCAGTCAACACTTCGCTTTTCCCGCCTGCGCGTGGAGACCCGGCACAACTATGTGCGCAGGACGGCTGAGCTTGCTACTAGATTCTTCATTGACCCTGCCACTAGCCAGCCAAATGTTTCTGGTCTCATTCTAGCTGGTTGCGCTGACCTCAAGACTGAATTGAGTCAATCTGACCTGTTTGATCAGCGCTTGGCAGCCAAGATACTGAAGGTTGTCACTGCCTCTCATGGTGGAGAGGATGGCTTCAACCAGGCCATTGAGATATCTGCTGAAGTCCTTTCCAATGTCAAGTTCATCCAAGAAAAAAGGTTGATGGGAAAGTACTTTGAGGAGATAAGCCAAGACACTGGGAAGTATGTTTCTGGTGTGGATGACACCATGTCTGCCCTTGAAATGGGTGCAGTTGAAACACTGATTGTGTGGGGAAATCTTGATATCAATAGATACATCTTGAAGAATTCTGCTACCGAAGAAACTGTGGTAAAGCACTTCGACGAGGCACAGGAGGCAGATCAGAGCAACTTCAAAGATAAGGCGACATCGGCAGTGTTGGAGGTGGTTGAGAGGACCGTGCTGCTGGAGTGGTTTGCCGAAAACTATTGGCAGTTTGGTTGTGCGCTGGAGCTCATCACGAACAATACGGAGCAAGGATCTCAGTTCTGTTCGGGCTATGGTGGGATAGGAGGGATCCTCCGCTACCGGGTTGACTTGAACGCTTACGAAGACCCatctgatgaggagtatgatgaagGCTTTGAGGAGCACCTCTACTGA
- the LOC119270387 gene encoding eukaryotic peptide chain release factor subunit 1-1-like: MADGHDNDKNIEIWKVKKLIKGLDAARGNGTSMISLIMPPRDQVSRVTKMLGDEYGTASNIKSRVNRQSVLAAITSAQQRLKLYNRVPPNGLVLYTGTIVTDEGKEKKVTFDFEPFRPINASLYLCDNKFHTEALNELLESDDKFGFIVMDGNGTLFGTLSGNTREVLHKFSVDLPKKHGRGGQSALRFARLRMEKRHNYVRKTAELATQFFINPATSQPNVSGLILAGSADFKTELSQSDMFDQRLATKILKVVDVSYGGENGFNQAIEISAEVLSNVKFIQEKKLIGKYFEEISQDTGKYVFGVDDTMAALEMGAVETLIVWENLDINRYVLKNSATGETSMKHFNKAQEADQSNFKDKATSADLEVVENTSLLEWFAENYRQFGCTLEFITNKSQEGSQFCRGFGGIGGILRYQVEVNAYEDVSDEEYDEDFE, encoded by the coding sequence ATGGCGGACGGTCATGATAACGACAAGAACATTGAGATCTGGAAAGTTAAGAAGCTGATTAAAGGGCTTGATGCTGCCCGTGGAAATGGGACAAGCATGATATCGCTGATCATGCCACCTCGTGATCAGGTCTCAAGAGTAACCAAGATGTTGGGTGATGAATATGGAACTGCCTCAAACATCAAGAGCAGGGTCAACAGGCAGTCTGTCTTGGCTGCTATTACCTCTGCTCAGCAAAGGTTGAAGCTGTACAATCGAGTTCCACCCAATGGATTAGTACTTTATACTGGAACCATCGTGACTGATGAGGGCAAAGAGAAGAAAGTCACCTTTGACTTTGAGCCATTCAGGCCAATTAATGCTTCCCTGTATCTCTGTGACAACAAGTTCCACACTGAGGCATTGAATGAGCTGCTTGAGTCTGATGATAAGTTTGGCTTCATTGTCATGGATGGTAACGGAACACTTTTTGGAACACTGAGTGGCAACACTAGAGAGGTTCTTCACAAGTTCTCTGTTGATCTCCCAAAGAAGCATGGACGAGGAGGCCAGTCAGCACTTCGCTTTGCCCGTCTGCGCATGGAGAAACGCCACAACTATGTGCGCAAAACAGCTGAGCTTGCTACACAATTCTTCATCAACCCTGCCACCAGTCAGCCAAATGTTTCTGGGCTCATTCTAGCTGGTTCTGCTGACTTCAAGACTGAACTGAGTCAGTCTGACATGTTTGATCAGCGCTTGGCAACCAAGATACTCAAGGTGGTTGATGTTTCTTATGGCGGAGAGAATGGCTTCAACCAGGCCATTGAGATATCTGCTGAAGTCCTTTCCAATGTCAAGTTCATCCAAGAAAAGAAGCTGATTGGGAAGTACTTTGAGGAGATAAGTCAAGACACTGGAAAGTATGTTTTTGGTGTGGATGACACCATGGCTGCCCTTGAAATGGGTGCCGTTGAGACACTCATTGTGTGGGAAAATCTTGACATCAACCGGTACGTCCTGAAGAATTCTGCCACTGGAGAAACTTCTATGAAGCACTTCAACAAGGCACAGGAGGCAGATCAGAGCAACTTCAAAGATAAGGCAACATCTGCAGACCTGGAGGTGGTTGAGAATACCTCGCTACTGGAGTGGTTTGCCGAAAACTATCGGCAGTTTGGTTGCACATTGGAGTTCATCACGAACAAGTCGCAGGAAGGATCTCAGTTCTGCAGGGGCTTTGGTGGGATAGGAGGCATTCTTCGCTACCAGGTTGAGGTGAACGCTTACGAGGACGTGTCTGACGAGGagtatgatgaagactttgaatag